The following are encoded in a window of Vespula pensylvanica isolate Volc-1 chromosome 2, ASM1446617v1, whole genome shotgun sequence genomic DNA:
- the LOC122627398 gene encoding G patch domain-containing protein 11 gives MSDEEDYMSDKFLELSEKCVTPSLVYRHTDKRQFELEKRKAEHEAKMKEKNKSIHLIEREKREEGMSNAITSNNKGFALLMKMGYKPGQGIGKTESGMIEPIGIELKADRHGLGKTSEKKGSKPKVIDTRLDNSHMKDFRERLAETKLEQMLKVDLHKSQKVCQQLDIKANKEEPLESWFWLNDSEKKEDENEEEEDEEKEEEEEEEEELTVNEKLDILTKYLREKYFYCIWCGVLFEDENDLRDNCPGCTRNVH, from the exons ATGTCAGATGAGGAAGATTATATGTCCGATAAATTTTTGGAATTATCTGAGAAATGTGTTACGCCAAGTCTAGTTTATAGACATACAGATAAAAGACAAttcgaattagaaaaaagaaaagctgaGCACGAggcaaaaatgaaagaaaaaaataaatcaatacatTTAATAGAGCGTGAAAAACGAGAAGAGGGCATGTCTAATGCCATaacaagtaataataaag GTTTCGCATTGCTTATGAAAATGGGATATAAGCCAGGACAAGGTATAGGAAAAACAGAATCAGGTATGATCGAGCCAATTGGAATAGAATTGAAAGCCGATCGACATGGATTAGGTAAAAcatctgaaaaaaaaggaagcaaaCCAAAAGTAATAGATACAAGGTTAGATAATTCGCATATGAAAGATTTCCGAGAAAGATTGGCAGAAACAAAATTAGAACAAATGTTAAAAGTAGATTTACATAAAAGTCAAAAAGTTTGCCAACAATTGGATATCAAAGCGAATAAAGAAGAACCTCTGGAATCATGGTTCTGGTTAAATGattcagagaaaaaagaagatgaaaatgaagaagaagaagatgaagagaaagaagaagaagaagaagaagaagaagaacttaCTGTTAATGAGAAATTAGACAttctaacaaaatatttacgtGAAAAGTACTTTTATTGCATTTGGTGTGGTGTGTTATTTgaagatgaaaatgatttaagaGATAATTGTCCAGGATGTACGAGAAATGTTCATTAG
- the LOC122627396 gene encoding sarcolemmal membrane-associated protein: MVVASGGWVQNANYPAAQNNNNLSLSNMQDNKMAPKVVLICRDNSHPFQERTLTLEEPVKIGRSVARVRAAPNNAIFDCRVLSRNHALLWYSGGKFYLQDTRSSNGTFINNQRLSTSGLESAAEEVCSGDIVQFGVDVVENTKKVTHGCIVATIKLYLPDGKEAKASLSTSVTPVGSNVSLEDLYKLYQVIQEASRREKALNSKLGHLQQLVENIRKVTNQSWKALITEDRLLSWVETVENQLVVYSKNYTEDKIRNELVKLQEEKAQYQNTAKEALQKILQEKLEIAKRLVHVETQLSETEEENQSLHNVSKYTQNELQELSVKYTEVQKKLQETTNKLLETEEKLKVVKQNAEQEIQVILKTLERQEAKEQNLLARLQKSRLSSVNILKQITALRNYMQTLQDMDPKLVTSENFDSKDGENPIDAINAILNKLNSISAGNIEMDSESNFKEEQDNQFNLQDIDSNQLKVANSESFSSKEKLDDLAVGNDNLTEYILPPPSRRTLVNGNANLDNLDINSDADIDSDATDETCSVASDDVSIKSTIENKKEEHAFGETKEIFVPHKAEVRFASNENGEQLEVYYEPTEQTEKENELLEKASDIVDSEKSFREVENITTEKYEQIEEKNVNEKVDLNKDCDEDHLEGDYIKTLKPMTKNESMQQSLHSKEYILHTLIGSLDSLKGEDSLEAQQVVKQELEELRDSLIHEPTEIIMDRLKELYYRAKNEAQRMQEVNEELVIVKEKYNAFLDERGELLKKYTTLKQQCGDLLNATYTVPIHYVVPIVIVLVCMLLEKIF, translated from the coding sequence ATGGTTGTAGCCAGTGGTGGATGGGTACAAAATGCCAATTATCCTGCTGCTCAGAATAATAACAACCTGAGCTTGAGCAACATGCAGGACAATAAGATGGCACCGAAAGTTGTCCTGATTTGCAGGGACAACTCTCATCCGTTTCAAGAACGTACATTGACTTTGGAAGAACCTGTGAAAATAGGTCGTTCGGTGGCCAGAGTAAGGGCTGCTCCGAATAATGCGATCTTTGACTGTAGAGTGTTGTCAAGGAATCACGCTCTGCTTTGGTATTCCGGTGGAAAATTTTACTTACAAGATACTCGTAGTAGCAATGGTACATTCATTAACAATCAAAGGTTAAGTACCTCCGGTTTGGAATCTGCGGCCGAAGAAGTATGTTCCGGAGACATAGTTCAATTTGGAGTGGACGTGGTAGAGAATACGAAGAAAGTCACGCATGGTTGTATAGTGGCAACAATAAAACTTTATCTGCCAGATGGTAAAGAAGCTAAGGCTAGTCTCAGCACGTCCGTTACACCGGTAGGAAGTAATGTTTCCTTAGaggatttatataaattgtatcaaGTTATACAAGAAGCTTCTAGGAGGGAAAAGGCGCTTAATTCTAAACTAGGACATCTTCAACAACTagtagaaaatattcgtaaagTTACTAATCAGTCATGGAAAGCATTGATAACGGAAGATCGTTTGTTATCATGGGTTGAAACTGTGGAAAATCAACTGGTTGTTTATTCTAAAAATTACACGgaagataaaattagaaacgaACTTGTAAAACTCCAAGAGGAAAAAGCACAATATCAAAATACAGCAAAGGAAGCATTGCAGaaaattttacaagaaaaGCTGGAAATTGCTAAAAGGCTAGTACACGTAGAAACTCAATTAAGCGAAACAGAGGAAGAAAATCAGAGTTTGCACAATGTTTCAAAATATACTCAAAATGAACTGCAAGAACTCAGTGTCAAATATACGGAAGTACAAAAGAAACTTCAGGAAACGACGAACAAACTTTTGGAAactgaagaaaaattaaaagtagtGAAGCAAAATGCGGAACAAGAGATAcaagttatattaaaaacattgGAGCGTCAAGAGGCAAAAGAACAAAACTTGTTGGCAAGATTACAAAAATCTAGATTAAGTTCGGTTAATATTCTTAAGCAGATCACTGCCTTGAGAAATTATATGCAAACTTTGCAAGATATGGATCCAAAATTAGTTACGAGTGAAAATTTTGATTCAAAAGATGGAGAGAATCCTATAGACGCCATTAATGCAATTTTGAATAAGTTAAATTCTATTAGTGCTGGCAATATAGAAATGGATTctgaaagtaattttaaagaagaacAGGATAACCAATTTAATTTACAAGATATAGATTCTAATCAATTGAAAGTAGCAAATTCTGAATCATTTAGTTCAAAAGAGAAACTGGATGATCTGGCAGTGGGAAATGATAACTTAACGGAATATATTTTGCCACCTCCATCTAGGAGAACATTAGTAAATGGAAATGCTAATTTAGACAATTTGGATATTAATTCTGATGCTGATATAGATTCGGATGCAACGGATGAAACATGCAGTGTTGCTAGTGACGATGTCAGCATAAAATCTactatagaaaacaaaaaagaagaacatgCCTTCGGAGAGACTAAAGAGATATTTGTACCACATAAAGCGGAAGTTAGATTTGCATCCAATGAAAATGGCGAACAATTGGAAGTTTATTATGAGCCGACAGAACAAACGGAGAAGGAGAacgaattattagaaaaagcaAGCGATATTGTAGATTCTGAAAAATCTTTTAGAGAAGTAGAGAATATAACAACAGAGAAATATGAacaaattgaagaaaaaaatgtcaatgaAAAAGTTGACTTAAATAAAGACTGCGACGAAGATCATCTAGAAGGAGATTATATTAAGACATTAAAGCCTATGACTAAGAATGAAAGTATGCAGCAGAGTTTGCattcaaaagaatatatattgcatACTCTAATTGGATCTTTAGATTCTTTAAAAGGTGAAGACAGTCTGGAAGCACAACAAGTGGTCAAGCAGGAATTAGAAGAATTAAGAGACTCGTTGATTCATGAACCAACTGAGATCATTATGGATAGGTTGAAGGAATTGTATTATCGTGCGAAAAATGAGGCTCAAAGGATGCAGGAAGTTAATGAAGAATTAGTAATAGTGAAAGAAAAGTACAATGCCTTCTTAGATGAAAGAGGagaactattaaaaaaatatacaacatTAAAGCAACAGTGTGGTGATCTGCTAAATGCAACCTACACTGTGCCAATACATTATGTTGTTCCCATTGTAATAGTGTTAGTGTGCATGTTGTTAGAAAAAATCTTCTAA